ATGTGATTCCAACCTGGAGTTCGCACCCACTGCGCTATACGGCGACCCAGTTGAGGCGGCTGAGTCGgtgctggcggaggcggggCGATGATGTGGCGAGTGGCCTGCACGCCGAGTTCTCGCCATCGGATATCCCTAAGCTGAAGAGCACCGTGCGCGCTGCAACATCTTCTACCCACACTCCCGACGTAGAGCCGTACGGTGATGCAAGAGACAAAGCAGCGGAATCCGCAGACGAGGAGAATGCGTCGCATGCGCTTGTTCGTGAGCGCATGGTAGAGTATCTGGCTGAACCTTCAAAGGGGGCGCTGCTGGGGTTGGCAGTGGCGCGCTTCTTCCACTTCTAAAATGTGCTTCCTTCGAGTTTTCCGCcactttctcctcttttcaccCTCTGTTCCCTCAGCGTATGCCTGCACATCAAACTCATCGTCCACTCCTAAGGTTGCTCACCATCACTACGACTCCACAACACAAACAACAAAGCGGGCACATAGGCGGGAGTGCCTTGTGCTGTCTCTCACATCTTTAGCATGCGAGGGAGAGCCGTGTGCCTTCCCATTTCCACACGACCTTCACCTCATGCACACACCACCCATGGACATCGAGTGCAGAGACATTCGTGACGTGTGCTCTACGCTGCCTTAATGAACTTGCGCGGCAGAACGCGTCGTACATCGCTTCCCTGAGCTGGAAAAACACCTTCATGTGCACGTTTCCGCGTATAACATCGTCCTCCTTCCGGACTGGgccgtcttctcttttcttcgctgctcTCGTTCTCACTAATCAAACTCTACATTTTTCTCTTAGCACATATCTGAACGCGTAAGTATAAGcctgtgcgtatgtgcgtggcTGCGTAtgcggcgcctgctgctgtgcgctcccccctcttctcgaACCCTGCTTCCCCTGCCCGCAGCGCGGTGTTGTCGGTTGGGCGTGACTCCTTGCACCTCGTAGGTACGACCCTATCTCGCAACCCCCAGATTCGTGCGCCTCTATGCGGTAGCTCGGCcgtgcgcggcagctgctgcttgtgcgtgtgcgcacccACCGTTGCGGTACTGAGCGCTcccacgcgcagcaccttaccccctccctttagCCGCACTGCCCAGTGCGCCAGTGCGTGCGTTGCGCGGGCCTTGCTGATGATGCGTGAAGAGCGCCCCTCTCATCTTCCAAAAGAGCAGAATTAACCGACTGACGCTTTCacggtgctgttgctgcggcgcctctCTGCTCCCCGGCTGCCCTCGctggtgccggtgctgctgagcgactgctgcggcggccgcacCTGCGTGATGCCGAGCGGTGCTGAATAGCAAGGACTCTGCGctggtgggtgtgtgcgtgtgtgcgccaggcagcgccgcctctcccctttcctccatgCTGCTGCCAGCGACAGAGATGAGGCTGATATGGTCCGTGTTTCAGATCCGCATGACGCACATTTCTCTCATTACATATCTTCTGAGTTGCTGCCGAGGGtggcgcgcgcacgtgcgtggCTGCGTAtgcggcgcctgctgctgtgcgctcccccctcttctcgaACCCTGCTTCCCCTGCCCGCAGCGCGGTGTTGTCGGTTGGGCGTGACTCCTTGCACCTCGTAGGTACGACCCTATCTCGCAACCCCCAGATTCGTGCGCCTCGATGTGTTCGTCTGTAGTCTTCTTCATGGATTCCTCTGGGTGCTTTGTGGTGTATGGAGAGGATTATGTAAGGCGTTGTTTGGGGTAAAGGGAAAGAAGTGGACACGTAAAGGTTATGCTGTGCTGGTGTGTTTCCTGCCAGCTTCCGAATGAAACGTATGTACGATGGAGGGGTTGCAGCTGCACTGGTTGGTAGGTTGAGGTTTTGCAGCTCATGTACGAGTCAAGGTGCATGGCTTTTTTTCCGTGTATACTCCTGTGCAGCCGTTACCCGGAGACGGGCGAACCCCTCGTGCTGACGGCcgtccttttcctccccacTGCTGGCCTGAAAATGTTCACCGTAGCTCTCCTACTCCacctttttgtttttctgctctgcgttccatttttttttttcatgtaAAACAGGGAAAATCACACACAGTGGTAGAGTGCGGCATCGCGGAGGTGCACTGACTGTTGTCGCGGAAGCGATTCCTGCGTGGTGGATGAGCACGCGCCATGTCGCTCTTTGATGTCGATAGCAGTTGCTCTTTCTCTGACGCGTCGTCATCCTCGAGCGATGAGGGCACATTGCCAACTtgtccaccgccaccgccactagCAACATACGACAGCCTGCCTTCAGTTGCTAAGAGTGGCACCATCGCGAGCTGTGCTGCTCCACTGTCCGCtctggagcagcggcgccacatGGCACAGCTCGATGCTGCCAGGCAGCGAAACCGCGGGGTGTTGTGGCGCAACGAGCTACTCGGTTCACCCGCAGTTGACCTAAAGGGTGTAATTGCTGGTGCGTCCTCGGTGCAGGTGGAGCGTACATACGCCACTTCTGACCCAGGCAAGTTCGGCAATtccattgctgctgcgctcaaTCTTCGccgagaggagagggagaaggcgtTGCTGAAGCgcctacagcagcagcgcaaggctgaggaagagggcagcGACGGCCAGGCATTAGCGGAGAAGGACGTAGAGGTTGGCGTGTTCGTTACGGCCGCCTACaaagcactgctgcggcgcagccTTCACCCAGCAGGGAGGAACATCGGTGACCAGGGCGCTCAGCTCCTTACTAAGGCTAATTACGACAATGGTGaaggcagcgatgacgatAACGATGGCCCGCTGGGGGTGTACTTACGGCAGCTCGAGGGCACAGTCCACCCCGCGACACACACGAATAGTGCGCCGCCCTCAGCGAGTCAGTTGACCACCGGTGACTACTACGAATGTATCATGAAAGCGCCACTGTtggaagagaaaaacgcGTCGGGTACCGCTGTAGCGGTGGCGAGGTCAGGTGGCAGCACTGGCGATGGGACGGAGGCGTTGCCCGCAGTAGCCTTGTCAATGGAGGGCAGCGATTTGACTTCACTTACTGCGCCGACGCTCCGTGAGACGCAAGACCTCATCAAGCACAGAGCTGCTGGATCGTCGCCAACGCCGGGGTCACTGAATGTGCCACAGACGGACGTCGAGGAGACTAAGGGTGACGTGAAGCCTGCTGTGGCGactgaaggagaagcagacgATGTGCACAGCGCTGTACTCACTCACGCACGACTGCTGTTCGACGCGCGTCAATCAAAGAATTACCGAGGGGTTAATCACGCCaccctcgtcgccgccgcgcgtcGCTGTGATGAACGCATAGGTAcctctttgtttgcttcgCTGTCGTAACTGAgtcgatgaggaggagagacggTGACTGAGTATCACTTGCGTGAGTCCCTCGTGTGAGCCCCTCGCGTACTCGCCGGTGTATTTTGCTTACCCATACAAAAGACCCCTCACCTGCCCCGTACGTACGCACGTCCGAACCATAAACACAAACCACCAACacgcaagagaggaggcaatgTGCAGACGCATGCATTCAGATCCCACAAGGCAAGGAAGGAACGCGGTCGAGCCTCGGCAGCAgtcgagaagaagagaggagagctgTGAAGGgtgttggggggggggagaagagcaccTGCGGTGGCAATACAGCATGGTTCAAGCTGGAGCGAGACCGGCACTCACAGGTCTCATTACCCCTTCTCCCACTGTCTCTCATTTCTCCCCATGATACTTGACTGCAGCCTCGACTTGGACTCCTTGGGTGGCTTTTGGGAATGTAGTAAAAATATTTCACTTCTTCCACAGCTCTCTGTGATGTCTCCTCCATCGCactctccttccttctccttcccacaCTCACACTTCTTCCACTGTGTTAGTTCTCACCGTCTTGGACTTTTTCTGCGTGTGGATGCGACCCTCAGTGCGCTTCCTGTGACGCAACACACCTTTATTCTCCTCGCTGGCGGGATTGTCTgcgtcgtttttttttttcttctccctcatcTCTTGCATCAACGCATTAAACATAGTACGCCTGTTTTTACgcactcctcgtcctcctcttaccgccccccctcctccctcccctcacacGGCCTCACAGTCCGTTGTTGCACTCCTCTGTCTGCCTGTATGTGTGACGCTGTGCCTCTACGTCACTCCTCACTCTTTTATTTGGTTGTTTCGCGCACTTGTGCATCTTGCGAAGGTCGTCCCCCTCGAACGCCTGCCCACTACTTCGCCACAGCACCGTCTGCACTGCGGACGAGCGAGAGCCTCTTGTCTTATTGTACGTTTCTGCCCTTCTCGACTCTGTCGTGTTGACACGCCATCCCGccttccgtctctcttctttcccctcctcctcctcctcctaccGGGCCACTTAAGAGGAGTTAAGATAACGCAACCAGCGCAGACAAATCAGTTGATCTTTGTCCGTGTTGTTTGACACGTCTCCCCTCGTCCGGTTGCGGTCGAGTCCTTTGACCTtgtacatgtgtgtgtgtgtgtgcgtgt
The window above is part of the Leishmania panamensis strain MHOM/PA/94/PSC-1 chromosome 33 sequence genome. Proteins encoded here:
- a CDS encoding hypothetical protein (TriTrypDB/GeneDB-style sysID: LpmP.33.0810); this encodes MSLFDVDSSCSFSDASSSSSDEGTLPTCPPPPPLATYDSLPSVAKSGTIASCAAPLSALEQRRHMAQLDAARQRNRGVLWRNELLGSPAVDLKGVIAGASSVQVERTYATSDPGKFGNSIAAALNLRREEREKALLKRLQQQRKAEEEGSDGQALAEKDVEVGVFVTAAYKALLRRSLHPAGRNIGDQGAQLLTKANYDNGEGSDDDNDGPLGVYLRQLEGTVHPATHTNSAPPSASQLTTGDYYECIMKAPLLEEKNASGTAVAVARSGGSTGDGTEALPAVALSMEGSDLTSLTAPTLRETQDLIKHRAAGSSPTPGSLNVPQTDVEETKGDVKPAVATEGEADDVHSAVLTHARLLFDARQSKNYRGVNHATLVAAARRCDERIGTSLFASLS